One Benincasa hispida cultivar B227 chromosome 5, ASM972705v1, whole genome shotgun sequence genomic window carries:
- the LOC120077595 gene encoding plasmodesmata-located protein 1, with the protein MAPPLHNPPFLFFFFFFFFFFFFFFPISAIDTTSLIFKGCSQQKFQDPSGVYTQNLKSLFSTLISQSSQKPFFSTSAGDGGNAIQGLFQCRGDLTIPQCNDCVSKIPSMADKLCGQALAARVQLAGCYLRYEVAGFRQVSGTELLFKVCGSIQVAGSGFEERRNTAFEMVENGVKNGGALFYTGSYRSLYVLGQCQGDLGGGDCGDCVKTAAEKANTECGYSISGQIYLNKCYISYNYYPNGIPSISSSSGTRHNTQRTVALAVGGFAALAFLIVCLLFVRSVMKKKGSGKERE; encoded by the exons ATGGCTCCTCCTCTTCACAaccctccatttctcttcttcttcttcttcttcttcttcttcttcttcttcttcttccccataTCCGCCATAGACACAACTTCCTTGATCTTCAAGGGCTGTTCTCAGCAAAAATTCCAAGACCCATCTGGAGTTTACACCCAAAATCTCAAATCCCTCTTTTCCACTCTCATCTCTCAATCTTCCCAGAAACCCTTCTTCTCCACATCTGCCGGCGACGGCGGAAATGCGATTCAAGGTTTATTCCAATGCAGAGGCGATCTCACAATCCCACAGTGCAACGACTGTGTCAGTAAGATCCCATCCATGGCGGATAAGCTCTGTGGCCAAGCTCTGGCCGCCAGAGTCCAACTCGCCGGCTGTTATTTGCGCTACGAGGTCGCTGGATTCCGGCAAGTTTCAGGGACGGAGTTGCTGTTTAAAGTTTGTGGGTCGATTCAGGTGGCCGGAAGTGGGTTTGAAGAGAGGAGGAATACAGCTTTTGAAATGGTTGAGAATGGAGTCAAAAATGGCGGTGCTCTGTTTTACACTGGAAGTTATCGGTCACTTTATGTGTTGGGGCAGTGCCAGGGGGATTTGGGCGGCGGCGATTGCGGCGATTGTGTGAAGACGGCGGCGGAGAAAGCTAATACGGAGTGCGGTTACTCGATTTCTGGGCAGATTTATCTGAACAAATGCTATATCAGTTACAATTACTACCCAAATGGAATTCCGAGTATTTCTTCATCTTCAg GGACTAGACATAATACTCAAAGAACAGTAGCTCTTGCAGTGGGAGGATTTGCAGCTTTGGCATTTCTTATTGTTTGTTTGCTTTTTGTTAGATCAGTGATGAAGAAAAAAG GTAGTGGAAAAGAGAGAGAGTAA